In Thalassotalea fonticola, a single genomic region encodes these proteins:
- a CDS encoding NAD(P)/FAD-dependent oxidoreductase has translation MFGLKKTVTEKEHTSSYYAATANDTSHYPKLEGNKKADVVVIGGGFSGVNTALELVEKGFSVVLLEAKRIAWGATGRNGGQIICGIGDPDKFSRTIGKKGVTAIYDMGYEAGDIIRERVAKYTIDCDLKWGYCDVAIKPRHMKEFAQWQAHSKKNGNPHQLQLLDEKEVKQFVNSDNYIGGLFNPTGNGHVHPLNLCAGEAHAANELGVEIFEQSKVINIEHGSRVTVHTDCGSVNAKYVVLCGNAYMGELVPKLAKKILPSNSSVIATAPLSSEIINTIMPADVAVCDPRTALDYFRLSADKRLLFGGLSNYTGLEPKDLKGTMATKMLKVFPELKGINIDFGWSGQMGIGLNRMPQLGKLADNVFYVQAYSGHGVAPTHMMARVIAEAIDGKSERFDILAKIHHYSFPGGKLFRRPALAIGMMYYKILDEL, from the coding sequence ATGTTTGGATTAAAGAAAACCGTAACTGAAAAAGAGCATACTAGCTCTTATTATGCGGCAACCGCTAATGACACTAGCCATTACCCTAAATTAGAAGGAAATAAAAAAGCCGATGTTGTGGTGATTGGTGGCGGGTTTAGCGGCGTTAATACAGCATTAGAATTGGTCGAAAAAGGGTTTTCTGTGGTGCTATTGGAGGCAAAACGTATAGCCTGGGGGGCAACTGGTCGTAACGGTGGGCAAATAATTTGCGGTATTGGTGACCCGGATAAATTTAGCCGTACTATTGGTAAAAAGGGTGTTACCGCCATTTATGATATGGGCTATGAAGCGGGTGATATCATTCGAGAGCGCGTTGCTAAATACACTATTGATTGTGACCTAAAATGGGGGTATTGCGATGTAGCAATTAAACCTCGTCACATGAAAGAATTTGCCCAATGGCAGGCGCACAGTAAAAAAAATGGAAATCCTCATCAATTACAACTGCTTGATGAAAAAGAAGTTAAACAATTTGTTAATTCCGATAACTACATTGGCGGCCTGTTCAACCCTACCGGCAATGGTCATGTACACCCGCTAAATTTATGTGCCGGTGAAGCCCATGCGGCCAATGAGCTTGGCGTAGAAATTTTTGAACAATCAAAAGTAATTAATATTGAACATGGCAGCAGAGTGACTGTACATACCGATTGCGGCTCGGTAAATGCTAAATATGTGGTGTTATGTGGTAATGCCTATATGGGCGAGCTGGTACCAAAGCTGGCGAAAAAGATCTTACCATCAAATAGCTCTGTTATTGCCACTGCGCCATTATCAAGCGAAATAATTAACACCATTATGCCGGCTGATGTTGCGGTATGTGATCCGCGTACTGCACTAGATTACTTTCGTTTATCAGCAGATAAACGTTTGTTGTTTGGCGGTTTATCAAATTATACCGGTTTAGAGCCTAAAGATTTAAAAGGTACGATGGCAACAAAGATGTTGAAAGTGTTCCCTGAACTCAAAGGCATCAATATTGATTTTGGCTGGAGCGGGCAAATGGGCATCGGCCTTAACCGTATGCCACAACTCGGCAAACTCGCCGATAATGTTTTTTACGTGCAAGCCTATTCAGGTCATGGAGTTGCACCTACCCATATGATGGCAAGAGTTATCGCTGAAGCAATAGATGGCAAATCTGAAAGGTTCGATATTTTAGCGAAAATTCATCATTATTCCTTCCCCGGAGGAAAGCTGTTCAGGCGACCGGCTTTAGCTATAGGGATGATGTATTATAAAATTTTAGATGAGTTGTAA
- a CDS encoding GFA family protein, which translates to MFTGKCECTKIQYQVDGEINDFSHCHCSQCRRLHGAAFATFAGVKRNDFSYLCGETELACYTSSKSQQRVFCRNCGSNIMATLTDEPDTFYLAMGTIDGNPPCPPPYHIFVGSKAPWYVINDNAKQFDTFPEDER; encoded by the coding sequence ATGTTCACGGGTAAGTGTGAGTGCACTAAAATTCAGTATCAGGTTGATGGCGAAATTAATGATTTTAGTCATTGTCATTGCAGTCAATGTCGGCGACTTCATGGCGCAGCATTTGCGACTTTTGCCGGGGTTAAGCGTAATGATTTTTCTTACCTGTGTGGTGAAACAGAATTGGCCTGTTACACCTCATCCAAATCGCAGCAACGGGTGTTTTGTCGAAACTGTGGTTCTAATATTATGGCTACCCTAACGGACGAACCGGATACATTTTATTTAGCTATGGGTACTATAGACGGTAATCCGCCATGTCCACCTCCTTATCATATCTTTGTCGGTTCGAAAGCGCCTTGGTATGTCATTAATGATAATGCCAAACAATTTGATACGTTTCCCGAAGATGAACGTTAA
- a CDS encoding MFS transporter, translating to MIISSYLLRESSNIFDGWRSVSIALFMALVGYSVMVSIPVLSTAWVEMLGFTEEQVGRVAGADLGGFSAGAILAATLVGRMNRQILVLLGLVISIASNSLCMIYVDYEQVLWLRVVAGLGSGIYTSVAVTSLGGTTNPARAFNLLLFAFAFSQALELYILPKLTMNGIYLFFIGLSTVCVLFLRWIPKRPLNETELAEQEKHENKIEDWHVPKIVPWLCLVAIGFTYVNIGGYWTYIELAALADGIADDWIGSLLVWTSFFSIVGCLIATILSDRFGLFKPLIVSLLAMATIVGMLGGGITETNIMFSLFSFNLLWIFVDVFQTAMVAHMDRSGSFVALVPGAQGFGQIIGPNVAASVLGAELGYSTMFIVSGSMALVAMLIYIGVSFYMHRHVKKSVLSNAS from the coding sequence ATGATTATAAGCTCTTATCTCCTTAGGGAGTCTTCAAATATATTTGATGGCTGGCGATCGGTTTCTATCGCTTTGTTTATGGCTTTGGTGGGTTACTCGGTTATGGTAAGTATTCCTGTACTAAGTACCGCCTGGGTGGAAATGCTCGGCTTTACAGAAGAGCAAGTAGGGCGAGTTGCTGGCGCCGATCTTGGTGGGTTTTCAGCTGGCGCGATATTGGCTGCGACGTTAGTTGGCCGGATGAACCGCCAAATCTTGGTTTTACTCGGACTGGTGATATCTATTGCGAGTAACTCTTTATGCATGATTTATGTCGATTACGAACAGGTTCTGTGGCTACGTGTAGTGGCTGGGCTTGGTAGTGGAATTTACACTTCAGTTGCGGTGACTTCTTTAGGCGGAACAACCAATCCGGCACGGGCCTTTAATTTATTGTTATTCGCTTTTGCATTCTCACAAGCTTTGGAATTATATATATTGCCAAAACTGACGATGAATGGGATTTACCTTTTTTTTATTGGCTTATCAACAGTCTGCGTATTGTTTTTACGTTGGATACCAAAACGGCCGCTTAATGAAACTGAATTGGCAGAACAGGAAAAGCATGAAAATAAAATTGAAGATTGGCATGTGCCAAAAATAGTACCTTGGCTTTGCCTTGTTGCTATAGGGTTCACTTATGTAAATATTGGTGGCTACTGGACTTATATTGAACTGGCAGCTTTGGCGGATGGTATTGCAGATGATTGGATTGGTAGCTTGCTGGTTTGGACCTCTTTTTTCTCAATTGTTGGTTGCCTGATTGCCACCATACTTAGTGATCGTTTTGGCTTATTTAAACCGTTAATCGTTTCATTACTCGCAATGGCGACAATTGTTGGCATGCTCGGTGGCGGTATTACTGAAACCAATATTATGTTCAGTTTATTCTCTTTTAACCTGTTATGGATATTTGTTGATGTTTTTCAAACGGCAATGGTTGCTCATATGGACAGAAGTGGCTCTTTTGTGGCGTTAGTACCAGGCGCACAAGGTTTTGGACAAATTATCGGCCCTAACGTAGCCGCTTCAGTATTAGGGGCAGAATTAGGTTATAGCACAATGTTTATTGTCAGTGGTTCAATGGCGTTAGTGGCAATGCTTATCTACATAGGTGTATCGTTTTATATGCATCGGCACGTTAAAAAATCTGTATTATCAAATGCCAGCTAA